From a region of the Scyliorhinus torazame isolate Kashiwa2021f chromosome 15, sScyTor2.1, whole genome shotgun sequence genome:
- the folr gene encoding folate receptor has product MLLLVLGLTLTVTAAKDILNICMDGKHHKTQPGFEGKLYKQCEPWRRNACCTANTSMEAHNDQSNLYKFNWNHCGTMTEKCKRHFIQDTCLYECSPNLGPWIVKVDQTWRNERIMHVPICKTDCEEWWADCREDHTCKVNWHKGWDWSSGINKCPTNSKCQKFSQVFPTPQDLCEKLWSNSYQYTQHDRGSGECIVMWFNSALMDNPNVAVAQHYAIQMGLIASASSAKLTVPLFLALLASDLL; this is encoded by the exons ATGCTGCTGCTGGTTCTGGGACTGACCCTCACCGTGACAGCAGCCAAGGATATCCTCAACATCTGCATGGACGGGAAACACCACAAAACGCAGCCGGGATTCGAGGGGAAACTCTACAAACAG TGTGAACCTTGGAGACGCAATGCCTGTTGTACAGCCAATACTAGCATGGAGGCACACAATGACCAGTCCAATCTCTACAAATTCAATTGGAATCACTGTGGCACCATGACGGAAAAATGCAAGAGGCATTTTATCCAGGACACCTGCTTGTATGAATGTTCCCCCAACTTGGGCCCATGGATCGTAAAG GTGGATCAGACTTGGAGGAATGAGCGGATCATGCATGTTCCGATCTGTAAGACGGACTGTGAGGAGTGGTGGGCAGACTGTCGGGAAGATCATACCTGCAAGGTGAACTGGCACAAAGGATGGGACTGGAGCTCAG GTATAAACAAATGTCCAACAAATTCCAAATGCCAGAAGTTTTCTCAAGTTTTCCCAACTCCACAGGATCTTTGCGAGAAGTTGTGGAGCAACTCTTACCAGTACACGCAGCACGaccgggggagtggggagtgcatTGTCATGTGGTTCAATTCGGCCTTGATGGACAACCCGAACGTGGCGGTGGCACAGCACTACGCCATTCAGATGGGCTTGATCGCATCTGCGTCCAGCGCCAAACTGACGGTCCCGCTTTTCCTCGCTCttctagcctctgacttgctctga